CAATTGTCATGAGTGTAAGTCATTTGTTTTCTAGCTACTCATTGAAGTTATTTCATTAATACCCTACTGATGTATAGCCACAGAAATATCCTATCGTCATTATAACGACAGACATTAAGAACTATAAAATAATCCAATCAAACTTACCAGCTTTACTGGATGAACAGATTCCTGTTCGTTTTCATTCTGTAGTATTCGCTGAAGATGGGCAATGTAACAAGCAGCTAACCTTAAAGTATCCAATTTAGACAATTTGGTATCATCGGGTACCCACGGCAGacttgttttcagttttgtaaAAGCTTTGCTCAAAACTCTCATTCTACTACGCTCTCGTGCGTTAGCTGCGTTCCTCTGCGACGGCTTAATCGGCGCACGAGTTCGCGAACTCTTCTTCGAAACTCTGCCGCCGGTCAGTTTCTGTTTCCGCCTCCGTCGACGGGTCGTTTCTGTTTGCTCCCCTGTCTTCACTCCCTTCGGATGAACCTGATCCTTCTCCGTCCCACTTGTCTCCTCCGACGAACTTGTTGCAAAGTCTCCATCTTGTCTCTGAAAGTAATCGAGATCTATCTCGAACGCTACATCAATCGTATCATGGTCAACCGATAGCGAAGTTTTGAAACCATTGTAACCGAACTGTTCCGCTGTGAATGTGTGAGAATGTTGCGATAGAGGCTCGCCGAGCCCGTTCATGGGCATGGCGTAACAAGCTGCTAGCTCCGATGCCATTTCGGAGTGTAACTGCCTTCCTTCGCCTGTTttcaataatataataataataaaatagaaacaacaacaactagGGTCTAGGCCAATAGGAAAACAGAATATTGTTTGATCAGTATTTCTATGCGTACATTTCGTGACTACTACCACAAGATAAAAACACAGTCAAACACAGACAAATTCCATGcgtcatatttataaaaataaaaataaaaaaattgcacgATGATCCAGCAATCCGCAATACTTGTATCTTTCTCATAGATGAAGTGATATGTAAAGCAATCGTATTATTCCAGTGACAGTTCCCGGGTTGAACTAGGCGTAGTCATTTCAGCTACTGCCAGAAAACACTCCGTATATTATCTGTACGTAAATTGTTTCGATCTGTTTTCGTTTCAGATTCAAAAAAGTTAAAGTCAGAGACCGCTAAATAAACGACAAAATATGCAAAAGTCTCTAAATCGGTGAAGTGCCAGATTTTAAAGGAAGAAATTCATGCTCGTGTGTAATTGTTTGTGAACTGATCAATTGTTTTAAGTCGTTATCTTTATAACGATTAACCACGGCCCTATTGCGTACGGTCAAACACGTGACAAACACGAACAAATTCGTGTACAAGGTCAAATGCTAATTTCTCCTCTGTAGTTCGTAAAGGGCAAAAAATGTTGCATCAAAACAGTTCCTTTAACATTTTAGTATAAATTTTAACACCTTTCAATTCCATTTGCTCACTGAAATAATATTTGATGTTTTCTCCAACTCTAATCATTTAAATGTTACAGTTGACGAAGCGTTTAAACTGGCACTACTGTATTCAACATTCTTTAGTTAACACTTCCCAGTTGTATTGTTGCTGGTCCGTTTATTGCTAAGAAGGTAATTGTTACGCTTTGatgaaaaatactgcatatttGTCTCTCTACTTGCATTTAATACAATGAAGCTCGTAACTTGGATatctggattttttttattttaaactatattttaatatcattgtttaaaaatttgacaaacaatAAAAGATATTTGCTTGGAGATCGTCGTTTTGTAATTTAATAGCGGCGTTGGCCGTTTCGTAAAGAAACTTCATTGTTTCTCGATATGCAAAGGCTGCAGCTGTTACACATAATTAAATaggaaaacaaattttcaagaaaacttgagacaaaacaaaatttcaaaggAAAAACAATATAATGCACTTCAAGTCAGTCAATATGTTTGAGCAA
This window of the Apostichopus japonicus isolate 1M-3 chromosome 9, ASM3797524v1, whole genome shotgun sequence genome carries:
- the LOC139973591 gene encoding uncharacterized protein gives rise to the protein MASELAACYAMPMNGLGEPLSQHSHTFTAEQFGYNGFKTSLSVDHDTIDVAFEIDLDYFQRQDGDFATSSSEETSGTEKDQVHPKGVKTGEQTETTRRRRRKQKLTGGRVSKKSSRTRAPIKPSQRNAANARERSRMRVLSKAFTKLKTSLPWVPDDTKLSKLDTLRLAACYIAHLQRILQNENEQESVHPVKLTWPFAAGLRHSGSTSSPSDGSTLS